In Deltaproteobacteria bacterium, the genomic stretch TCCGCGCGAGCGACGCGCGCGCGGTGGTCGTGCTCGAGGCGGCGGTGCTGTTCGAGGCGGGCTGGGAGCCGCTCGTCGACGAGATCTGGGTCGCCGTCGTGGAGCGCGCGGTCGCGGTCGCGCGCGCGGTCGCGCGCGGCGGCCTGAGCGCGGCGCAGGTCGAAGCGCGCATCGACTCGCAGCTCGGGAACGGCGAGCGCAAGAAGCGCGCGCACGTCGTGCTCGACAACTCCGGCGACGAGGCCGCGCTCGTGCTTCAGCTCGATGCGCAGTGGCCGCGCGTCGCGGAAGCGGCGAGGGCGCGCGCGTGATCCTCGATCTGCACTCGCACTCGGTGAAGAGCGACGACGGCCGCGCGCAGGTCGAGAACTACTGCCTGTGGATCCGCAAGCGCGAGCTGCCGATCGACGGCTTCGTGCTCACCGAGCATCGTCAGTGGGACGGCGACTCGGACTACTCCGCGCTCGCGCAGCAGCACGGCCTCACGATCCTGAAGGCGAGCGAGGTCGAGACCGAGTACGGCCACGTGCTGGTGTTCGGCGTGACCGACGCGCTGACGCGCGCCTTCGACTTCCGCGACATCCGGCTGCCGCTCGCGCGCGTGCTCGACGAGAGCGAGCGCCACGGCGCCGTCGCGGTGCCGTGTCATCCGGGCCGCCCGCGCGTGGGAATGTGCGCGCACGCAGAGAAGCTCGGTGTGCCCGCGGGCGTGCGAATCATCGAGACGCTGAACGGCGGCAGCCGCGGCACCGAGGACGAAGACGCGCGGGCGATGGCCGAGCGCATGGGCTACCTCGGCATCGGCGGCAGCGACGCGCACATCGTCAGCCACATCGGCCGCTGCGCGACGCGCTTTCCGAGCGCGTTGCGCAGCGAAGGCGAGCTCGTCGAGGCGCTGCGCGCCGGAGAATTCGAGGCGATCTCGTGGAAATCGAAGAGCTGAAGGCGAAGTACCTCAACAAGGAGTTCGACGAGAAGGACTTCCCGGTGCGCGCGGAGGCGATGGTCGACTTCGCCGTCTCCGTGGGCGAGACCGCGCCGTACTACACCGACCCGTCGCATCCCGACTTTCGCGCGGTGCCGACGTTCCCCGCGCGCTTCCACGGGCGCCGCATGCTGCCTGCCGACTTCCCGAAGATCGGCTTGCCGCTCGACGGCGGGAAGGCGGTGATGCCGCAGGCGCCGATTCGCGCCGGCGTCACGCTCGTGGGCAAGAGCCACCTGCACGAGATCTACGAGAAGACGGGCCGCACGGGCCGCATGATCTTCCTGATCTCGCGCATGGAAGTGTTCCACCACGACGGGCACCTCGTGTCGATCGTCGACTCGCGCCAAGTGATTCGGGAGCGACCGCCGGGTGCGGAGCCGGCGCACGGCTGGGGACCGCCGCCCGGCGGCGACAAGGGGAGCGCGCGATGACCGCGCGCCGCTTCGAGGACGTCGAGTTCGGTGAGGAAATCCCGCCGCTCGTGCCGGACTTCTCGATCGAGAACGTGCGCAAGTTCGGCCGCGCCGCGGAGATGGTGGCGCCGCGCTTCAGCGATCACGAGGGCGCGCGCAAGGAAGGCCTGCCCGGCGCGATCGTTCCCGGCGTGATGAGCCAGGCGATCCTCGTGGCGATGATCCACCGCTGGGCCGAGAACGCGGAGCTCGAGAAGATCGACACGGTGTTCCGCGCGCCGGTGCTGGTGGATCACGAGCACTCGATCACGGGCGTCGTGACGAACCTCGAAGCCGAGACGCGCAGCGTCGACATCGATCTCACCGTGGTGAACGAAGCGGGCGAGACGCGCGTGCTGGGCACTGCGCGCGTGAAGCTGCCGTAACAACCCGCGCGATGAGTGAACCGCGCGTTCCTGCGCACCCCGACATCGGGTCGAGCGCGGGGTAGCCGCTGCACGCGCGCGCCGAGGTGCTCGGGAGAAGCGCGTGGCATGCGGCCGTGCGAGTGGAGCTCGTTGACGCGGGCGACGGGGATCGGGTCGTGTCCGCGGCGCTGCTCTACGTCTCGGAGACGAGGTCCACCACGACGGCCGAGTGATCGCTGCCGCGCACCGGCACGACCTGCACGTTCGCCGCGAGCACGCCGGCGCCGAGCACGTGGTCGATCCGTAACAAGCGCGGCGCGCCGGACCACGGTCCCCACGTCCGCATCGGAGTCTCGCGGCGCAGCTCGGCATGCTCGAGCGCGAGATCGGGGATGCGCGAAGCGAGCGCGCGGTAGACGGGCCAGAGCGGCGTGGCGTTGAAGTCGCCGCACACGATGCGCGCCGTTTCGGGCGCGGCCTCGAAGTGCGGGAGCAGCTGCGCGATCTGCTCGCGCCGCAGCGCGAGCGAGCGCCAGGGCGGGAAGACGTGGGGCGCCTGGATGTGCAGGTTGATCAGCTCGAGCTTCGCATCGAGCTCGGGCCAGTCGCGCGGATCGAGCTCGGCGCGGTGCGCGTCGCGCTTCGGCAGCGCGATGCGACTCGGCGCGAGCGGCCGGCGCGCGGCGATGCCCATGCCGTCGTGATCGTGCTTCGTCGCACCCGGCTCGAGCTTGCCGTGCGGGAGCACGCGCGCGATCGCAGCAGCCTGTTGCGCGCCGAGCTCCTGGAAGCACGCGACGTCGACGCGCAGCGCTTCGAGCTGTTCCGCGAGCGCGACCGGATCGGCGGCTTCACTCCACAAGTTCGCGGTGAGCAGGCGAATCGATCCAGCAAGCGGCGCTTCGCCGCGCGCAGCGAGGGGGAGCCGAGCGGGGTCAGCACGGAGTCCGGGAGCAAGGGCAGGCATTCGTCAGGGGCTCGCGAGTCGTTCCTGTGCGGCGTGCAGCGCGCGATTCAGCTCGTACGTGAGCCGGGCGCGCGCAGCCTCCAGCGCCGCAGCGTCCGAACTTCTCGGAATTTCGAGCGCGGCGCCGTAGTGCAGCTGCACGCGCGCGAACGGGCGCGGAAGCAGCGCGCGGTCCCAGCTGCCGAGGCGCGCGGCCGGACGCGCGGCGATGCCCACCGGCACTAGCGGCACGCCCGTGGCCTCGGCGAGTGCGAGCACGCCGGGCTTCAGCTCGAGCGCGGGGCCGCGCGGGCCGTCGGGCAGCACGCCGCCGCTCTCGCCCGCGCGCACGCGGCGGATCATCTCGCGCAGGAGCGCGCTGCCGCCGCGTGAGCTCGAGCCACGCGGCGAGCGCGCGAAGCCCATGCGCGCGAGGAAGCCCTGCGCGAGCTCGCCGTCGCGGCTCAGGCTGAGCGGCACCCAGAGCCCGCGGTCGCGCAGCACGAATGCGGCAACGAGCAGACCTTGGTGCCACGTCACGAGCACGAACGGAGCTCGCGCGGGCTCGGCGCCGGAGCGCTCGACGCGCCAGGTCGCGCCGAGCGCGCGCACGCCCCACGCAGCGAGCGCGCCGAGCACCGCGCGCTGCACTCGCGCGAGCGCGGAATCGCCGCGCGGCGCCGCGCTCACCCGAACACCGCGATCAGCGCCACGCCCACGACCGTCAGCGTCGCGCCCGCGAGCCGCTGCGCGCTCGGCTTCTCGCCGAGGAAGCGCATCGCGATCAGCGCGGCGAACAGCACGGAGAGCTGGCGCACCGCGACGACGTAGCTCGCGCTCGCGGTCTGCAGCACGTGCAGGATCAGGCCGTAGCCGACGACGCCGCCGACGATCGAGAACAAAACGCGCCCCGGCGCCGCGCGGCCCGCCTCGAACACCGCGCGCGCGCCGACGCGCTGCAGCGTCAGCGGGAAGCGCACCGCGCCGCCCGCGAGCACGGTGAACGCGTACCACGCGAGCGCGCGCGGCAGCGCGCCGCGCCAGTCGAGCGCGGCGAGCTCGGCCATCGCGAACTTGTCGGTGAGCGAGTACGCGACGGTGGTGGTGAGCGTGAGCCACGCGTACACGAGCTCGGGCGCGAAGAGGCGGCGCAGCGCGAGCGCGTCGCCGTACACGAGCCACACGCCGCCGACCACGATCGCGATGCCGAGCGCGCCGAGCTCGGTGACGCTTTCGCCGAGCGGAATCGCGACGAGCGGCAGCAGCGCCGGCGTGGAGCGGATGATCGGGTACACGCGGGTCAGCTCGGCGCGCGCGTAGGCGAGGCTCATCCAGTAGCCGTAGAGCCCGTGCGCGAGACCGGTCGCCGCGAGCAGCCACCAGACGGCGGGCGTGAGATCGCGCAGATCGACGAACGCGAGCGCGACGAGCGCGAGGGGGACCTGCGCGGCGTGCTCGGCGGCGCCGAACGCGAGCGGGTCGCGCGCGCCCTTGATCGCAGTGCTCCACGCGGCGTGGAGCACTGCGCTGGCGAGGACTAGGGCCAGGTCGGTGGGGGTCATGGGGTGTTGGGGCGTGCGGGGCGTGGTGCCTCGGCGGGGCCTCGCCAGCTCTAGCCCGGTTTACTCCGCATCAGGCTCGAAGACTCGCCCGATGCTGCGCGCTTCGCTTGCGGTCTCGGCCGACGTGGCTGGGAGTTGCGTGCGACTTCGAGGTTGTTCTGGCGTGGCGGTGGCGCGGGGCAGGCGAGCCGTCGAAGACTCGGCTCGCGGAGGTGGAGGGCTCGCCGTCGAGGACTCGGCTCGCGGAGCGTGCGGGGCTCGCAAAGCGCGGGGCTGCGCGTAATTCTTGGCGCCTTCGCGTCGGAGCGTCCCCCCAATGAGCGCAGCTTCTGTGCATGGTTCTGCGCGCTCGTTCGCTCGCACGGTCGGGAACTACGTTGCGCTGACGAAGCCGCGGATTCTGCCGCTCGTGATCTTCACGGCGCTGCCGGTGTTGTTGATGGCGCCGCAGCGGCCGGGGTTCGCGGAGAGCCTCGCGGTGCTCGTTGCGATTTCGCTCGCGGCTTCGGCGGCGAACGCGCTCAACATGTACGTGGAGCGCGACCGCGACGCGCTGATGGAGCGCACGCGCACGCGCCCGCTGCCCACGGCCGAGATGGCGCCGCGCGCGGCGCTCGTGTTCGGGCTCGCGCTGTCGGTGCTCTCGACCCTCGCGCTGCAGCTCATCGCGGGCGCGCCGGCGGCGCTGCTCGGCGTCGCGTCGATTCTGTTCTACGTGTTCGTCTACACGATCTGGCTGAAGCCGCGCACGCCTTACAACGCGGTGATCGGCGGCGCCGCGGGCGCTGCAGCGCCGCTGATCGCGGACGCCGCGGTGAATGGCAGTGTCGGCTGGCCGGGCCTGCTGCTGTTCTCGATCGTGTTCTTCTGGCAACCGCCGCACGTGTGGGCGATCGCGCTCTACCGCAAGGGCGACTACGCCGCGGCGGGCATTCCGATGATGCCCGCCGTCGTCGGCGACGAGCGCACGCGCTGGCGGATGCTCTGGTACACGCTCGGCCTCTTGCCGGTGACGATCCTGCCCGCGCCGCTCGGCCTGCTCGGTCCCATCTATCTGAGCGCCGCGGTCGTGCTCGGCGCCTGGTTCACCTGGGTCGGCGTGCGACTCATCCGCGAGCGCAGCGACGCCGCGGCGCAGCGCGTGTTCCGCGTGTCGCTCGCGTACCTCGCGCTGCTGTTCGTCGCGATGCTGGCGGACCTGCTCGCAGCGCCGCTGCTCGCGTAGAGCGGCCGCGGTGGACCTCTCGTCGCTGCCCGCGGTCAACGCGTCGCTGAACGCCGTCGCGACCGTGCTCTTGATCCGCGGCCGCATGCTCGTGAAGCGCGGCCAGGTCGAGGCGCACCGGCGCACGATGCTCGCGGCGTTCGGCGTCTCGAGCCTGTTCCTCGTCTTCTACGTCGCGCACAAGGCGGCGCGCTCGTTCGAGAACACCACGTTCAACGCAGAGGGCGCCGCCAAGACCGCGTACCTCGCGCTGCTCGCGAGCCACGTAGTGCTGGCAGCCTGCGTGCCATTTCTTGCGCTCGCGCTGATTCGCTTCGGCCTGCGCGGAGAAATCGCGCGCCACCGCAGTCTCGCGCGCATCGCGTGGCCGATCTGGATGTACGTGTCGATCACCGGCGTCGCGATCTACGTCCTGCTCTACCACCTGAATCCGCCGCTATCGCGCTGACTTCGCTCGCCTACGGCACGCTGCGCTTGCGTTCTCAGCGAGGAGAGGCTTCTCGCCTCGGCGAGAACGCCGAGATCGCGCGCAAACGGCCCGTTTCGCACACGTTTTCCGCGGCGCATCCCTTGAAAATCGAGGGGGGTCACCTCAAACTGCGCGCGCTTCTCGGCGGGCGCGCCGCTGTGATTCGATGAGTCCGCCGCGCGCGTGCGCCTTCGAGAACACGCGTGCAAGGATCATCATGACGTTCACTCGCTCGCTCGCAGTC encodes the following:
- a CDS encoding EamA family transporter, with protein sequence MTPTDLALVLASAVLHAAWSTAIKGARDPLAFGAAEHAAQVPLALVALAFVDLRDLTPAVWWLLAATGLAHGLYGYWMSLAYARAELTRVYPIIRSTPALLPLVAIPLGESVTELGALGIAIVVGGVWLVYGDALALRRLFAPELVYAWLTLTTTVAYSLTDKFAMAELAALDWRGALPRALAWYAFTVLAGGAVRFPLTLQRVGARAVFEAGRAAPGRVLFSIVGGVVGYGLILHVLQTASASYVVAVRQLSVLFAALIAMRFLGEKPSAQRLAGATLTVVGVALIAVFG
- a CDS encoding DUF420 domain-containing protein, whose amino-acid sequence is MDLSSLPAVNASLNAVATVLLIRGRMLVKRGQVEAHRRTMLAAFGVSSLFLVFYVAHKAARSFENTTFNAEGAAKTAYLALLASHVVLAACVPFLALALIRFGLRGEIARHRSLARIAWPIWMYVSITGVAIYVLLYHLNPPLSR
- a CDS encoding protoheme IX farnesyltransferase, yielding MSAASVHGSARSFARTVGNYVALTKPRILPLVIFTALPVLLMAPQRPGFAESLAVLVAISLAASAANALNMYVERDRDALMERTRTRPLPTAEMAPRAALVFGLALSVLSTLALQLIAGAPAALLGVASILFYVFVYTIWLKPRTPYNAVIGGAAGAAAPLIADAAVNGSVGWPGLLLFSIVFFWQPPHVWAIALYRKGDYAAAGIPMMPAVVGDERTRWRMLWYTLGLLPVTILPAPLGLLGPIYLSAAVVLGAWFTWVGVRLIRERSDAAAQRVFRVSLAYLALLFVAMLADLLAAPLLA
- a CDS encoding endonuclease/exonuclease/phosphatase family protein; amino-acid sequence: MWSEAADPVALAEQLEALRVDVACFQELGAQQAAAIARVLPHGKLEPGATKHDHDGMGIAARRPLAPSRIALPKRDAHRAELDPRDWPELDAKLELINLHIQAPHVFPPWRSLALRREQIAQLLPHFEAAPETARIVCGDFNATPLWPVYRALASRIPDLALEHAELRRETPMRTWGPWSGAPRLLRIDHVLGAGVLAANVQVVPVRGSDHSAVVVDLVSET
- a CDS encoding dephospho-CoA kinase, with the translated sequence MLVLGLTGGIASGKSTVAKHLAQRGARVIDADKLGHRAYEPGTQAHREVIAAFGPEVRAADGTIDRAALGARVFGKPAELKRLTDIVWPEIRRLAEKEIAAIRASDARAVVVLEAAVLFEAGWEPLVDEIWVAVVERAVAVARAVARGGLSAAQVEARIDSQLGNGERKKRAHVVLDNSGDEAALVLQLDAQWPRVAEAARARA
- a CDS encoding MaoC family dehydratase N-terminal domain-containing protein codes for the protein MEIEELKAKYLNKEFDEKDFPVRAEAMVDFAVSVGETAPYYTDPSHPDFRAVPTFPARFHGRRMLPADFPKIGLPLDGGKAVMPQAPIRAGVTLVGKSHLHEIYEKTGRTGRMIFLISRMEVFHHDGHLVSIVDSRQVIRERPPGAEPAHGWGPPPGGDKGSAR
- a CDS encoding PHP domain-containing protein, which produces MAARRGSGEGARVILDLHSHSVKSDDGRAQVENYCLWIRKRELPIDGFVLTEHRQWDGDSDYSALAQQHGLTILKASEVETEYGHVLVFGVTDALTRAFDFRDIRLPLARVLDESERHGAVAVPCHPGRPRVGMCAHAEKLGVPAGVRIIETLNGGSRGTEDEDARAMAERMGYLGIGGSDAHIVSHIGRCATRFPSALRSEGELVEALRAGEFEAISWKSKS
- a CDS encoding DUF374 domain-containing protein codes for the protein MSAAPRGDSALARVQRAVLGALAAWGVRALGATWRVERSGAEPARAPFVLVTWHQGLLVAAFVLRDRGLWVPLSLSRDGELAQGFLARMGFARSPRGSSSRGGSALLREMIRRVRAGESGGVLPDGPRGPALELKPGVLALAEATGVPLVPVGIAARPAARLGSWDRALLPRPFARVQLHYGAALEIPRSSDAAALEAARARLTYELNRALHAAQERLASP